In Bacteroidales bacterium, a single genomic region encodes these proteins:
- the lpdA gene encoding dihydrolipoyl dehydrogenase codes for MNYDLIVIGSGPGGYVAAIRASQLGLKTAVVEKAELGGICLNWGCIPTKALLKSAQVFQYTMHAADYGIQLKEKPEADFQAIIKRSRSVAEGMSKGIQFLFKKNKIDVIEGFGVIRPGKKVDVTDESGKVTTYKAPHIILATGARSRELPNLIIDGKKIIGYREAMNLPEQPRSMIVVGSGAIGSEFAYFYNTLGTKVTLVELLPEIVPLEDSEVSKQLARSFNKAGISVLTSSSVESVETDGKQCRATVKTPKGEEIIGADIVLLAAGIKSNLEDIGIEEVGIQVEKDKIRVDEFYRTNVEGYYAIGDLVPGPALAHVASHEGITCVEKIAGRHPEPVDYRNIPGCTYTHPEIASVGYTEKAAKEAGYEIKVGKFPFTASGKASASGAKDGFVKVIFDAKYGEWLGAHLIGENVTEMIAEVVVARKLETTGYEILKSVHPHPTMSEAIMEAVAAAYGEVIHI; via the coding sequence ATGAACTATGATCTCATTGTCATTGGCAGCGGTCCGGGCGGATACGTTGCAGCCATCAGGGCATCCCAGCTGGGTCTGAAAACAGCTGTGGTTGAAAAAGCTGAACTGGGTGGCATATGCCTGAACTGGGGATGTATCCCAACGAAAGCCTTGCTAAAAAGCGCCCAGGTCTTCCAATATACGATGCATGCGGCCGACTATGGGATCCAACTCAAAGAAAAGCCTGAGGCCGATTTCCAGGCCATCATCAAACGCAGCCGGTCCGTGGCCGAGGGAATGAGCAAAGGCATTCAGTTTTTATTCAAAAAAAACAAGATTGACGTAATCGAAGGATTTGGTGTCATTCGCCCGGGGAAGAAGGTGGATGTCACCGATGAGTCGGGAAAAGTGACGACATACAAAGCACCGCACATCATCCTTGCCACGGGGGCCAGGTCAAGAGAGCTTCCAAACCTCATCATTGACGGTAAAAAGATCATCGGTTACCGCGAAGCCATGAATCTTCCGGAACAACCCAGATCAATGATCGTGGTTGGATCCGGTGCCATCGGCTCTGAATTTGCCTATTTCTACAATACCCTCGGAACAAAAGTGACGCTGGTTGAGTTATTGCCGGAGATTGTTCCACTGGAGGACTCGGAAGTGTCGAAACAGCTCGCACGCTCCTTTAATAAAGCAGGGATCAGCGTCTTGACCTCTTCATCCGTTGAATCCGTCGAGACCGATGGCAAGCAATGCAGGGCAACGGTGAAGACGCCCAAAGGGGAAGAGATCATCGGGGCCGACATTGTCCTGTTGGCCGCGGGAATCAAATCAAACCTGGAAGACATTGGCATTGAGGAGGTTGGGATTCAGGTGGAGAAAGACAAGATCAGGGTGGATGAGTTCTACCGCACGAATGTGGAAGGATACTATGCCATCGGCGACCTGGTTCCCGGACCGGCCCTGGCCCACGTTGCCTCTCACGAAGGGATCACCTGTGTGGAGAAGATCGCCGGGCGTCATCCGGAGCCAGTCGATTACAGGAACATTCCGGGATGCACCTATACCCATCCTGAGATCGCCTCGGTGGGGTATACCGAAAAAGCTGCAAAGGAAGCGGGGTATGAGATCAAGGTGGGCAAATTCCCTTTCACCGCCTCCGGGAAAGCCAGCGCATCAGGTGCCAAGGATGGATTTGTCAAGGTCATCTTTGATGCAAAATACGGAGAATGGCTGGGCGCTCACCTGATCGGTGAGAATGTGACGGAAATGATTGCTGAAGTGGTCGTGGCCCGCAAGCTGGAAACAACCGGGTACGAGATCCTGAAATCCGTTCACCCGCATCCCACCATGTCCGAAGCAATCATGGAGGCGGTGGCGGCAGCGTATGGGGAGGTTATACATATATGA
- a CDS encoding aminotransferase class I/II-fold pyridoxal phosphate-dependent enzyme — MNSKGLDYYRDAARRSGQWHAAYQKRMKQLRFDTIAVHGVYSMQEALDFNQGSIIEPIYMSSSQAYRDADEMELALGYEVPTWCYSRIANPSMFYLEGVLALLEGYGAEIETTCVATSSGMAAIQCAVEQFLSVDPHHPNAPINFVATCQVYGGTFQQFSIRKDKERHIEWRKVVNSNDINEWASLIDKNTRFLYGEMPSNPGQAFFDLEKVTELAHSHGIPMIVDATVASPALLRPLTWGADIVIQSATKSLTTSGFGVSGAVIARKNLTSTIDNPEMKADFCGYLKQLPNRDNGPNLSPMNCILTLNDIRTLRSKMDLMSRNTMKVSRFLQGHKHIEQVDYLGLESHPLHEIAKKYLVLVDSEYDELYGKKVNRYGHLMSFRVKEGAQATRDVFDAFERIWRATDLGRIKSVATIPAISTHSQQGEEGRKLADIPANLIRLCVGAEHADDVIDDLDQALSVLDGTKVHFTSPEYSAGGASSAKLG, encoded by the coding sequence ATGAATTCCAAAGGATTAGATTATTACAGGGATGCAGCCAGGCGGTCAGGCCAGTGGCATGCTGCCTATCAGAAGCGAATGAAGCAGCTCCGGTTTGATACGATTGCTGTGCACGGTGTTTATTCAATGCAGGAGGCATTGGATTTTAATCAGGGTTCGATCATCGAACCAATTTACATGTCCTCCTCACAGGCTTACCGTGATGCGGATGAAATGGAACTTGCGCTGGGATATGAGGTTCCCACCTGGTGCTATTCCCGCATTGCCAACCCAAGTATGTTTTACCTGGAGGGTGTTCTGGCTTTACTGGAAGGATATGGCGCGGAAATTGAAACGACCTGCGTGGCCACATCTTCAGGAATGGCAGCCATCCAGTGCGCGGTTGAGCAATTCTTATCGGTGGATCCACATCATCCCAATGCCCCGATCAACTTTGTGGCTACCTGTCAGGTTTATGGCGGTACATTCCAACAGTTCTCGATCCGTAAAGATAAGGAGAGGCACATTGAATGGCGCAAGGTGGTCAATTCGAATGATATTAACGAATGGGCTTCCCTGATCGACAAAAATACACGCTTCCTGTATGGTGAAATGCCCAGCAATCCGGGACAGGCATTCTTCGATCTGGAAAAAGTGACCGAGCTTGCTCACAGTCACGGCATCCCGATGATCGTGGATGCCACGGTTGCCAGTCCCGCGCTGTTAAGACCCCTCACCTGGGGTGCCGACATTGTCATCCAGTCGGCGACCAAGTCATTAACAACCAGTGGATTCGGAGTCTCCGGCGCGGTCATCGCCCGAAAGAACCTGACTTCCACGATCGATAATCCTGAAATGAAAGCAGATTTCTGCGGATACCTCAAACAGCTTCCCAACCGCGACAATGGTCCGAACTTGTCGCCGATGAACTGCATCCTGACGTTGAATGACATCCGGACCTTGCGTTCAAAAATGGATCTGATGAGCCGAAACACCATGAAGGTTTCCCGTTTCCTGCAGGGACATAAGCATATTGAACAGGTTGATTACCTGGGGCTGGAGTCCCATCCCCTGCATGAGATTGCCAAAAAATACCTTGTATTGGTGGATTCGGAATACGATGAGCTATACGGCAAGAAAGTAAACCGTTACGGGCACCTGATGTCCTTCCGTGTGAAAGAAGGGGCTCAGGCCACACGTGACGTTTTTGATGCCTTTGAAAGGATCTGGAGAGCTACCGATTTGGGGAGGATCAAATCCGTTGCCACCATACCTGCCATATCCACCCACTCCCAGCAGGGAGAAGAGGGAAGAAAGCTGGCCGATATCCCGGCAAACCTCATCCGGTTATGTGTCGGAGCAGAACACGCTGACGACGTGATTGATGACCTGGACCAGGCCCTCTCCGTTCTTGACGGAACAAAGGTACATTTTACCTCCCCGGAATACTCCGCAGGAGGTGCTTCGTCGGCAAAACTGGGGTAA
- a CDS encoding homoserine dehydrogenase, giving the protein MKQRIVIIGFGTVGQGFCEILLNKKEYLKKQYGFKWDVVGIADKAYGNVYNPKGLDVPLLLEEAKAKKQFSKDATKWDTLTLIKKSKADIVCELTYTDLKTGEPAFTHCKEALKAGKHVVTSNKGPAALHYAKLMKLAYKNGLHFRIEGTVVAGTPILNLAGGPLAGCEITKIRGILNGTTNYMLTEMEKGMSYAEVLKVAQELGYAEADPTGDVEGYDARGKVTILANVVLDGQLTIDDVPCRGITGITPQDIRTAKEHAKRWKLIGTVEKKDGKVTGSVAPEMIDLTHPLAGVMGATNALTFTTDLLGDVTMVGPGAGRWQTGFAILNDVLTINSAY; this is encoded by the coding sequence ATGAAACAACGCATCGTCATCATCGGTTTCGGGACCGTCGGCCAGGGGTTCTGTGAAATACTCCTCAATAAAAAAGAATATCTGAAAAAGCAGTATGGTTTTAAATGGGATGTCGTCGGGATTGCCGACAAGGCCTATGGCAACGTTTACAATCCCAAAGGGCTTGATGTCCCGCTCCTGCTTGAGGAAGCCAAAGCAAAGAAACAATTCTCAAAGGATGCAACCAAATGGGACACCCTTACGCTCATTAAAAAGAGCAAAGCAGACATTGTCTGTGAGCTCACCTATACCGATCTGAAGACGGGTGAACCTGCCTTTACGCACTGCAAGGAGGCTCTGAAAGCGGGCAAGCACGTGGTGACCAGCAACAAGGGACCCGCGGCGCTGCATTACGCCAAGCTGATGAAACTGGCCTATAAAAACGGATTGCATTTCAGGATCGAGGGGACGGTGGTTGCAGGCACTCCCATCCTGAACCTGGCAGGCGGGCCGCTGGCAGGTTGTGAAATTACCAAAATCAGGGGCATCCTGAACGGAACCACCAACTATATGCTGACGGAGATGGAGAAGGGAATGTCTTATGCAGAGGTATTGAAAGTAGCCCAGGAACTGGGCTATGCCGAAGCCGATCCGACCGGTGACGTGGAAGGGTATGATGCCCGGGGCAAGGTGACGATTTTGGCCAACGTAGTCCTGGATGGCCAGCTTACCATCGATGATGTGCCCTGCAGGGGGATCACAGGAATCACACCACAGGATATCCGCACAGCCAAAGAACACGCAAAGCGCTGGAAACTCATCGGTACGGTCGAAAAGAAGGATGGAAAGGTGACCGGCTCGGTAGCTCCGGAAATGATCGACCTGACCCATCCGCTTGCAGGTGTGATGGGTGCAACCAACGCCCTTACGTTCACTACCGATTTGCTGGGCGATGTGACCATGGTGGGGCCCGGCGCCGGCAGATGGCAAACGGGATTTGCCATCCTGAACGATGTGCTGACAATCAATTCCGCCTATTAA
- a CDS encoding aldehyde ferredoxin oxidoreductase family protein — MSYTYKCLYVDLTRQTYEVRDSDRQLFRDYVGGKGVGFALLEKLAPNPDPLGPENPLIFSNGPFTGTKVQTSARTALVTRSPLTGSILDTHCGGYFGPRLKAAGFDYVVITGISQVPVYLYIKDEKAEILDASDLWGKGAFFTNDELQKRHPGIEPRVAAIGQAGENLSKMACISVDKHRQYGRGGAGAVMGSKNLKAIVADGNTPITYADPAAFEELNKAATKDVLNNAGVKFRRVKGTMKCIRSGQGYEFLPVKNFQQVVSDRFEEISSETAREVLNWKDTACFGCSIRCSKFARWDGHEIEGPEYETTAFLGSGCLVFNIKDVAWANELCNDLGLDTISTGVTMSFAMECYEKGLIDDWDGLKLEWGNAEAQREMILRMAMKSGIGKLFSDGSRIAARRIGKNSSDFAINIYGMEMSGVNPKGCLTMGVVLSVADFASHTRLWMTEQEMGPDFTIDDIPESVASGLDEINARNCLVVCDFLPLGLNRLAPLLNAATGLDHTEESLRELGAKLTHLARRYNIRNGRKYTDDRMPERFFQEEMLAGFMRGKKVEKEFFTNLIRKYYKVRNWSEQGEPTPAVLEKYNLA; from the coding sequence ATGTCGTATACGTATAAATGTCTTTACGTCGATCTTACCCGTCAAACGTATGAAGTCAGGGATTCGGATCGTCAGCTGTTCAGGGATTATGTCGGGGGAAAGGGAGTCGGCTTTGCCCTGCTGGAAAAACTGGCCCCGAATCCGGACCCGCTTGGGCCGGAGAATCCGCTGATCTTTTCCAATGGTCCCTTCACGGGTACCAAGGTTCAGACCAGCGCCAGGACAGCCTTGGTGACCAGGTCTCCTCTTACAGGTTCGATACTGGATACGCATTGCGGTGGCTACTTCGGACCCCGCCTGAAAGCTGCGGGATTCGATTATGTCGTCATCACGGGAATATCCCAAGTACCTGTTTATCTGTATATTAAAGACGAAAAAGCAGAGATCCTTGATGCCTCCGACCTCTGGGGGAAAGGTGCTTTTTTCACCAATGATGAGTTGCAGAAGCGTCATCCTGGGATTGAGCCAAGGGTTGCAGCAATAGGTCAGGCTGGTGAGAACCTCTCAAAGATGGCCTGTATCAGTGTTGATAAACACAGGCAGTATGGTAGGGGAGGAGCAGGAGCTGTAATGGGATCCAAGAACCTGAAAGCAATCGTGGCTGACGGTAACACACCAATCACCTATGCTGATCCTGCTGCGTTTGAAGAACTGAACAAAGCCGCTACAAAGGATGTGCTGAATAACGCCGGTGTGAAGTTCAGGAGGGTCAAGGGAACCATGAAGTGCATCCGCAGCGGACAGGGATACGAGTTCCTCCCGGTGAAAAATTTCCAGCAAGTGGTTTCCGACCGGTTTGAGGAAATCAGTTCCGAAACGGCCAGAGAGGTCCTGAACTGGAAAGATACGGCCTGCTTCGGCTGCTCGATCCGGTGCTCCAAGTTTGCCCGGTGGGACGGTCACGAAATCGAGGGCCCTGAATATGAAACAACGGCTTTCCTGGGTTCCGGCTGCCTTGTTTTTAATATTAAGGATGTCGCCTGGGCCAATGAACTCTGCAACGATCTGGGTCTGGATACGATCAGTACCGGTGTGACGATGTCGTTCGCGATGGAATGCTACGAAAAGGGACTGATCGATGATTGGGATGGATTGAAACTGGAATGGGGTAATGCAGAAGCGCAGCGGGAAATGATCCTGCGGATGGCCATGAAAAGTGGTATTGGTAAGTTGTTCTCCGATGGTTCACGCATTGCTGCCCGGCGTATTGGGAAGAACAGCTCCGATTTTGCCATCAATATTTATGGCATGGAAATGTCGGGAGTCAATCCTAAAGGTTGCCTCACGATGGGCGTGGTACTTTCCGTAGCCGACTTCGCCAGCCACACACGTCTCTGGATGACCGAGCAGGAAATGGGACCTGACTTCACCATCGACGATATTCCCGAATCGGTTGCTTCAGGACTGGATGAGATCAATGCACGCAACTGTTTGGTAGTGTGCGATTTTCTTCCTCTGGGACTCAACCGGCTCGCTCCGCTGCTGAATGCAGCCACCGGCCTTGACCATACCGAGGAATCGCTCCGGGAACTGGGTGCAAAACTTACTCATCTGGCCCGGCGGTACAATATCCGGAATGGCCGTAAATATACCGATGACCGGATGCCTGAACGCTTCTTCCAGGAAGAAATGCTGGCCGGATTCATGCGGGGCAAGAAGGTGGAGAAAGAGTTCTTTACTAACCTGATCCGAAAATATTATAAGGTGAGAAACTGGTCAGAACAGGGAGAACCAACACCTGCGGTTTTGGAAAAATACAACCTGGCCTGA
- the dapA gene encoding 4-hydroxy-tetrahydrodipicolinate synthase: MKKGAYTLLITPFKKDYSLDEPALRRLVRRQVESEIDGIAPLGVTGENSLMTNDEVKRLVQIIVGEANGKKLILPDICLAGTRESIDRAKMYADTGANYAVAFTPFLILPSATALMKYFEQLADASPIPIILHNSKNRTGVELTPEMTAQLAKHPNIVATKDGNKQLDHLAKIIYLTRNDDFLVFTGKDTTAYPLVAFGGAGSFTVSGNVIPDVMAKMIHFALEGNHQKARELHNSYYPLFEACRFETNPMGAKKALELMGVIDGTLRPPLTPLSEPKTTILAALLKERGLI; the protein is encoded by the coding sequence ATGAAAAAAGGTGCCTATACGTTACTGATCACTCCATTTAAAAAGGACTATTCTCTGGATGAGCCGGCTCTTCGTCGCCTGGTTCGCAGACAGGTGGAATCTGAAATTGACGGGATCGCTCCCCTGGGAGTCACAGGGGAAAATTCACTGATGACGAACGACGAGGTGAAGCGACTGGTGCAAATTATTGTCGGGGAGGCTAATGGGAAAAAGCTGATCCTTCCGGACATCTGCCTGGCAGGTACCCGTGAATCCATTGACCGGGCCAAGATGTATGCCGACACCGGGGCAAATTACGCGGTTGCTTTCACTCCTTTCCTCATACTACCCTCTGCTACGGCGCTGATGAAATACTTTGAGCAATTGGCAGATGCCTCTCCCATTCCTATTATTTTACATAATTCAAAAAATCGCACAGGAGTGGAACTGACTCCTGAAATGACCGCACAGCTGGCCAAGCATCCCAATATTGTCGCCACCAAGGATGGCAACAAACAGCTCGACCATCTGGCCAAGATCATTTATCTGACCAGGAACGATGATTTTCTGGTCTTTACCGGCAAGGATACCACTGCCTATCCGCTTGTGGCTTTTGGCGGTGCAGGAAGCTTTACCGTTTCAGGTAATGTGATTCCGGATGTGATGGCAAAGATGATCCATTTCGCCCTGGAAGGGAACCATCAAAAGGCAAGGGAGCTCCATAATTCCTATTACCCCCTGTTTGAAGCCTGCCGGTTTGAGACCAATCCCATGGGTGCAAAAAAAGCCCTGGAGTTAATGGGAGTCATCGACGGCACCCTGCGCCCGCCGCTGACACCCCTGAGCGAACCTAAAACCACTATTCTGGCAGCTCTACTGAAAGAAAGGGGGTTGATATGA
- a CDS encoding homoserine kinase — translation MRSVKLFAPATSANVGPGYDIFALTLKEPHDEIMITLNDSGKLTFDITGNHQQIPLNIQDNVATLAVLELLKRKNIQQGMHIVLHKNMISGGGLGTTGASASSCVYGLNELLDLKLTTNEMIDIARMGEIASGGSPHADNVAGGILGGFVLVKSYNPIDVLRLDVCEMPIVLAVIRKSQRTTRGFITYEIGQEKLKEQMARCARVIHAIHTRDIEEFGRAISVDYIAEPVRSAAIPGYQEIKKRVLDAGAFGFNVSGGGSSVLAVCPSSKMDTIADILEEGFKDNPLFFGVIKTMASNTGVRVIEGD, via the coding sequence ATGAGATCTGTGAAATTGTTTGCCCCTGCCACCAGTGCCAACGTGGGCCCGGGGTATGATATCTTTGCCCTTACACTGAAGGAACCACACGATGAGATAATGATCACCTTGAATGATTCCGGAAAGCTGACGTTTGACATTACCGGCAATCACCAGCAAATTCCCCTGAATATTCAGGACAACGTGGCCACCCTGGCCGTACTGGAATTGCTGAAACGGAAAAACATTCAGCAGGGGATGCACATCGTCCTGCACAAGAACATGATCTCCGGCGGCGGACTTGGAACGACAGGCGCTTCAGCATCATCCTGCGTTTATGGGTTGAATGAGTTACTGGACCTGAAGCTAACCACCAACGAGATGATCGATATCGCCCGTATGGGAGAGATCGCTTCCGGCGGATCGCCGCATGCGGATAATGTTGCTGGCGGAATCCTGGGCGGCTTTGTGCTGGTAAAAAGCTACAATCCGATCGACGTGTTGAGACTGGACGTCTGTGAGATGCCGATCGTGCTGGCTGTCATACGTAAAAGTCAGCGTACCACCAGGGGATTCATCACCTACGAGATCGGGCAGGAGAAGCTGAAAGAGCAGATGGCGCGCTGCGCGCGTGTCATTCACGCCATCCACACCCGCGACATTGAAGAGTTCGGCCGCGCCATCAGTGTCGATTACATCGCCGAACCTGTCCGCAGTGCCGCTATTCCAGGGTACCAGGAGATTAAAAAAAGAGTACTGGATGCGGGGGCGTTTGGTTTCAATGTCAGTGGCGGCGGCTCTTCTGTCCTTGCCGTTTGCCCAAGCTCAAAAATGGACACAATCGCTGATATCCTGGAAGAGGGCTTTAAGGATAATCCCCTGTTCTTCGGGGTGATCAAGACGATGGCAAGTAACACCGGAGTGAGGGTCATTGAAGGTGATTAG
- a CDS encoding SDR family oxidoreductase gives MKLDLSQKAALVTGSSRGIGRAITVALAGAGAQVALHYNHNLSKAEETLSLLKGTSHILVQGNMVRPMDLVRMVDQTIEKLGKIDILVNNAGIYEEVDFLRMTYDAWQQAWKRTMDTNLTGVANLSFLVANHMLEKGSGRIINISSRGAFRGEPTAFAYGASKAGLNALGQSMAKALAPHNVLVFTVAPGWVDTDMAADGLMPPRGDEIRAQSPLNRVARPEEIARLVTFLASEGNDYMTGCIVDINGASYLRT, from the coding sequence ATGAAGCTTGATTTATCCCAGAAAGCAGCTTTAGTCACCGGCTCCTCCCGCGGCATCGGCAGGGCCATTACCGTGGCGCTGGCTGGCGCCGGTGCACAAGTGGCCCTTCATTATAATCATAACCTTTCCAAAGCAGAAGAGACCCTTTCTCTTTTAAAGGGTACCAGCCATATCCTGGTACAGGGTAATATGGTCCGGCCCATGGACCTGGTGCGCATGGTGGATCAGACCATCGAAAAGCTTGGGAAAATAGATATCCTGGTGAACAATGCCGGCATTTACGAGGAGGTGGACTTCCTGCGGATGACTTATGATGCCTGGCAGCAGGCCTGGAAACGGACGATGGACACCAACCTGACCGGCGTGGCCAACCTTTCCTTTCTGGTTGCCAACCACATGCTGGAGAAGGGGAGTGGCCGGATCATTAACATTTCCTCGCGGGGCGCCTTTCGCGGGGAGCCCACGGCATTCGCATATGGAGCAAGCAAGGCGGGACTCAACGCGCTGGGACAATCCATGGCGAAGGCTTTGGCGCCCCACAATGTGCTGGTCTTTACCGTGGCACCCGGTTGGGTCGACACCGACATGGCTGCCGACGGGTTGATGCCTCCACGTGGAGATGAGATCCGTGCACAGAGCCCGCTGAACCGCGTGGCACGACCCGAAGAAATCGCCCGCCTGGTCACGTTTCTTGCCTCTGAAGGGAATGACTATATGACGGGTTGTATCGTTGATATTAATGGAGCATCGTATCTGCGGACGTAA